CGACCGTCCGTTTCGAGCTTCTCTACGTCTGGTTCCTCATCGAGCATGGCTCCCGTCGCATCGTCCACTTCAACGTGACGAAGAACCCGACCTCGGCGTGGGTCATCCAACAGCTCCGCGAATCCTTCCCGGACGAGTCGGCACCGCGCTACGTCATTCATGACCGAGACACGATCTTTGGCGCTCGCGTCGATGCGGCGATCCAGGCCCTCGAAACTGAGCCGGTTCGCACGGCCTATCGATGCCCGTGGCAGAATGCCTACGCGGAGCGATGGATCGGAACGTGCCGTCGAGAGCTACTCGATCATGTCATCGTTCTGGACGAGCGACACCTGAAGCGACTTCTCACTTCCTACGTGGGCTACTACAACGCCGACCGCGTTCATACGCGCACGCGAGACGCTCCCTCGGGGCGATCAGCGGAGCCATGTCTCTCTTCGACGGCACAGGTGATCGCCCTGCCACGTGTCGGGGGTCTCCAGCATCGGTACGCATGGGCGGAAGCTGCGTGATCGGGTCGCGGACGGGTTCTGAGAACGCACAGCCGTTCGGTCGCCCTCGGGGATCTCGAACACGAAGAAGTTGCCGTTCCCGAGGACCTGCCTCGCGGACGGGAACCACGTGACGACATGCTCCCTCGAGATTACATCCGTCCACACGTACCGGGCGTGGAAGTTGCGGGCGAGTTTCTGCGCGAGACGGCCGGGCGCGGTCGCGCGCGGCTGGGTGGATCGCCGACATGGAGCCCCTTTTGGGCTCCAAGCCGACCTAACGGCGCCTTCCTGGACGTGGGCGTGCGCCTTTTTCTGCCTCATGGACGGAACACTCTGACGCCCTAGAGCGCGCCCGCCAGGAGCTTTCGGCCGCCCAGCGGCTGCGCCGCGGCCGCTCAAACCCGAAACCGGACCTCGCTCCAGGCTTCGCGGTGGCGGCTACCGGGCGACCTGGGCAAATAGGCCGTTCCTCTCGCCTACCGCCGGTAGGGGAGGCGCCCCCGGGGCAGGTTCGGAGTTGACGGTTAGAGGGGACCTGAGTCAAAAAGGGCCTTGAGGTCGGCTACCGTCATGCGGAGGACTCGTGGCATTACGACATCTCCATCGATGTCTCGAATTCGCACTGCTACGTGATCACGGCCGTATTGTTCTGGAGTAGTGAGCGGCATGCCGGCTGACGAGCTATTTCGCAGGAATGCAGAACTGATGGGTTACTGGCTCGGCGGAGAGACCGGCGCGCTCACCGATGCTCTCGCCGGGGACGCGCAGGCTGCACGCCTCTTCCTCGACTTTCTCGACCGCCAGCACCTCCGCTTTCAGTTCATGGCTTCGCTCGAGGGCTCCGAACTACGGTCGCTCTTCGCGACTGCAACTCTGATCGAGTGGGAGCGATCCATTGGGGAGAGACGGGCTCGGCAGGCCGGATTGGTCGAGGAACTGGCGGACCTCGATGACCTGCTGCGGAGCCGTGGTATCGACTACCGCCTACTCAAGGGCCCCTTTCTCGGCCAGCGCTTCTTCGGCGGGGTTGAGCGACGCCCGTTTGGGGATCTCGACCTCCTGGTCCGGCCGGCACACTTTGCCGAGGTCGATGCCCTAGTCGTCGCGACCGGCTTCGAGCGCCTCTCAGCGCTTCCTTTCGGTCATCGATTTGCGACCCGTTTTGCGCACGGCTGCGACTATCGGCGTGGCGCTTGTCGACTCGATCTGCATTGGGCACCCGCAACCCACCCTTCCTACCGAATCGACGAAGGTCGACTCTGGCAGGAGGGCACAGCGTTCGAAGTCGCGAACCGTCGCATTCCGGTCCTGACGGATGAGTCGGCACTCCTCTTTGTGGCGGTGTCGTTCTTTGAGGACCTCGATCGTGGCGCCGGCCGTTTGAAGAGCGTCGTTGATCTCGAACGGATGCTCACACGCATGGAGGGCACGACCGACTGGTCCTCTCTCTTCTTGCGCGCAGAAGCGGAGGGCTTCGGTTCGATCCTCCCTTCGATTCTGCGCCTAGCGATGGACTTCGCGAACGCCGACCAGCGCCTCCGGTCACTCGCGAACGAGCTCGACCGGCAAGCCAATGACGCGCCGATTGACTGGGCCGCCCGTGTTGCCCTGGTGGACGCCGCGCCGGGCCGTTTGCACAACAAGCTTTGGGCCTCAAAACTCTATGCCTGTTCTCGGGGGCTGGCTCTTGGGTGGTGGGTATTGTCGTTGCCTATGCGGCGTGCGGTCTACGCGCCGATCTCCTTTCGCGGTATGTTTCGGAGAAAGCGCTGAGTCGCGATGCAGGCGCGACGGGAGGGAGAGCAGGGGTGGGCCGATGCTGCCGGGATGTCTTCTGGCTCGCGCGGTTGCCGCGAAACTTGGCTGCGACTGTCTTCTTCGATGGAGCACCCCGCTTCTTGCGCAGCAGAGGCACCGCCGATCGGCTGCGGGGCAAGCCAAATGGTGAATCGTGTTCGAGCATTTCTATAGAGTCTCAAATGTAGTTCTCAAGGTCGAACACGATGGCGATGAGTTGTTCACCGCTCTGGCGGAGGACTTGAAGGCTCATGCCATACCTGCCTCCGCTCAGGTCGACTGCACGGCCCACCTGAAAAGCGGTTGCAAGGAATTCCGCTTGCCGGAAAAGAGCGTGCTTGTGGGCCACTGGCCAAAAGCGAGAGAAGCCAGGTACCAACGGAATGGTTCGCTCTACACTGAGCGAGCGGGCGAGGCCCTTGTGGCGACGGATTTTCAGAACCGCCGCGTGGACGCGCATTATTCCACGAGCAACAAGGCCGTACGGCTCTTGGCAAGGAACGCTCTAAAGTGGTTGATCATCAAGACAGCCGAAGCCCATTCTAACCTATTTCTGCACGCTTCATCGGTTGTATTCGCGAACAGAACAGTCCTCTTCGCGGGTCACTCTGGATGCGGCAAGTCCTCGTGCCTCCTCCGCCTCATGGCCGCCGGGGGCCAGGTCATTGCAGATGATGTGACGCTCGTACACGAGCATCGCCTGGTTCCTTTCAACTTCCGCCTCCATCTCAAAGGGGACATTGCCCGGCGGCAGAACCTCGATCCCTCGCATGACCGCTACGAACTGGGAACCACCCGGCCCGAAGTGAAACAGGGC
This DNA window, taken from Candidatus Binatia bacterium, encodes the following:
- a CDS encoding integrase core domain-containing protein; its protein translation is TVRFELLYVWFLIEHGSRRIVHFNVTKNPTSAWVIQQLRESFPDESAPRYVIHDRDTIFGARVDAAIQALETEPVRTAYRCPWQNAYAERWIGTCRRELLDHVIVLDERHLKRLLTSYVGYYNADRVHTRTRDAPSGRSAEPCLSSTAQVIALPRVGGLQHRYAWAEAA
- a CDS encoding nucleotidyltransferase family protein; its protein translation is MPADELFRRNAELMGYWLGGETGALTDALAGDAQAARLFLDFLDRQHLRFQFMASLEGSELRSLFATATLIEWERSIGERRARQAGLVEELADLDDLLRSRGIDYRLLKGPFLGQRFFGGVERRPFGDLDLLVRPAHFAEVDALVVATGFERLSALPFGHRFATRFAHGCDYRRGACRLDLHWAPATHPSYRIDEGRLWQEGTAFEVANRRIPVLTDESALLFVAVSFFEDLDRGAGRLKSVVDLERMLTRMEGTTDWSSLFLRAEAEGFGSILPSILRLAMDFANADQRLRSLANELDRQANDAPIDWAARVALVDAAPGRLHNKLWASKLYACSRGLALGWWVLSLPMRRAVYAPISFRGMFRRKR